From Antechinus flavipes isolate AdamAnt ecotype Samford, QLD, Australia chromosome 1, AdamAnt_v2, whole genome shotgun sequence:
tttcacaaccacAAAGTCTGTGTGAGGTAGGTAGCTTAGGTTAACAACCCTCATTTTgacatgtgagaaaactggaggCTTGGCGAAGGCAGAAATTGACCCCAGTCTCTCCAGAACTATCCCAGTCTCTTCTAACCCCAGTCTCTCAtacctcctcctccctcttcccccaactGACTATTCCCTGCCTTCCAGGAACAGGCCTTTGAGAGCAGTCAGAAATACAAGGAGGGGAAGTACATCATTGAGCTCAACCACATGATCAAGGACAATGGCTGGGACTGACCTCTGACCTCCAATCTCTGCCCAATGAGTCTCCCTGATAAGATGATTCGGCTGCCCCCCTCACTCCAGCCAGGCTGCTGGAGGAGGGGCACTGGTGGGAGAAACAACTACTTGCTTCCTCTCCAGGGACCCTGGGGAACTGCAAGTTCTCCCTCCTCAGGGCTTTGTTGGGAGATGGTCCCAAGCCCTTGtacatacattttattattttattgcatGCACTGTGACTTTGGGGGGGGTAGGGGAAGAAATGTCCCCATTCTGCTTCCCCTCATGATCTGGCTGGTTTGGATCTCATTTTTAACCCTCTCCCCGTCCCAGATTCACCTGTAGATATGCCCTTTGTTGTACATAACTCCCTCGCTTCCTCTCCATGGCATTCCTTTTCCTCCTGCCTATATACCTCAAGCCTGTACCACTCTTTCCCCATGATTTCCTTATCCCTTCGTGGTCTGTAGCATCTGTAAATAAAACTCCCAGAGATACCACTCACCTTTCTCTTTCTTGGAATCTCTAGGTCCTGGAAAGGACTCTGGTACCCAAGCACCCCACCTTTCACCTCCCCCTCTCGAAAAGTCATGGACTTAAAAGCACTTTCTTATCTAGCAGTTTGAACAGGCGCTAGGCACTTCACCGTTCAACTATGGACAGAGTCTTAGCTCTGAACTTTATTCGTTGTGTGGTGATCTTGAACGTTAGTtaacttatttgtaaaaatggggtAATTCCTTgtactacctacctcacagggctgttgtgaggaaacGCTTTAAAGAGCTAAGGAACGGAGAGTTAGTGCTTTATGAGTTTCATCTTCTGCCCATTAAGTGTCAGCCTGTCGTGTTTTGGAATTGTCAGGGCTCCTGGGACAGGGTCTAGCCGGTGCTCTCAGACCTCCTTGGAGCTCCCCAAAGCAGCCATGGTGAAAGGGGAAGGCTCTGGGGAAAGCGTGAAGTAGCACGTATAGCATCTCCTCCAGCCTAACGTCTACGCTGTGTATTTTGGAACCGATGGAGTCGAGACTACGGCTCCCAGCCTCCCAAGAAACGCAGCCCGGATTCTAGGCAAGCACGCAGGCTCCTGCTGCGCTCAGTCTCCTGGGAACTGTAGTTCCAAAGAGCCATTCCTTCCTAACGAGGCGGAGCGGAGAGCTCCTGGGCGGTTCTTCCTGGGTAACGTAGTCCGGCGCAGCGTGCAGCGGCTAGCCAATGGCCCGGGCTCTCCCAGACCTCCGGGCTCTCCCAGACCTCCGGGCCCGAGGGTGCTGCGGCTTCTCCCGGGCTCCACAGGCAGCTTCCCGACGTGGCAGTCTAGACTGCTGAGCTCAGGTTGCGGCCGCATTCTTCCCCGGGGATCTCAGGGTTTCTCTCTCACGCCCCAACACAGGCAACACGCTCCGGGGTCGGGGTCCGGCTGCAGTGTCTTGTTACTTACCAGAGGCCCCGCCTCCAAGTCAGATGGCCCCGCCCCGAGTCCCGGTGGCCCCGCCTCCTAGATTCTCCCAGGTTCCCTCGTGGGAACCCCGAACAGCTGGCAGGAAGCGCCAAACTGCTGTCCTGGTTCAAGCCCCCGGGGATCAATCAGGCCGAGGAGTTAATTATGTAATTAGGGAGTAGGGGGCCAGAGCTAATGAAGCCCAGCCGACGGGCTGGCTGGAGGGGactgggagagggggagggaggtggaCTGACTTGTTGGACAGAtgggattggggaggggggagcccAGGCATTCCCATCTGGGCCCCATGGGccgtccccctcctccccacaccgacttttctcccctttcctacATCCTGCACCCCCAGCCCTGAAGGCCCCCGGGGGAGGAGGAGCTGTGATCAGGGGCCAAAGGGGCTGAGCCCAGGGCTATAAAGGGGGCATCACCTGGGCGGGCGGCTCAAAGCTGAGCAGACAGGACAAGACAAGCCAGGAGGGGCTTGAGATCTGCCCCATGTATCATCCCCGAGAGCTCTATGCCCCCTTGGGGGCCAGCTACAGACTTCGGCCTCCCCAGCCTGGGGGGGACCTTGGTTTTCCAGCAGGGCTGTCAGAGGGGTACCGTTACTCAGGTGAGAGGACAGAGCCCAGAGGCTTTGGGTGACTGGGGAGGGATGTCGATATTAggactgagaatttttttttgggggggggggctggatgtagtgggggagggagggaggagggtgaGTGTGAGGGGGGGCAGGGTATAACAATGTTTTAATAGAGCTCTAGACTCGGAGCCAGGAGGCTGTTAGTCTTGACCCTGGTActaacttactgtgtgactctggaccagTCAGTTCCTTACTCCAGGAATCAGTTTCTTTTATGAAAAACGAAGTAGTTGAACCAGacaatcctgaaaatctgaattGAATGTTCTGAAATTCTAGGGGAGTCTATagaaatggggagaagggaagggacagGAGTTCAGACACTCTTTTACTGATtgatggttttcttttctttttctactgtACCCTAGACCTTGACACCCCTAAATTAGATTGCTTTCTCTCAGGGCTGGAGGCTGCTCCCCGGCCTCTGGCTGCCCCGCCACCCTTGCCTCCATTGCCTCCTCCTTTGGGAGGAGAGTCGACTGCCCCTGCCTCTGCTTCTGAGGCCTCCCGCCTGTTACCAGGGGTCAGCCTAAGCCTGGAGAACCATGATTTGTGGAAAGAATTCAGCTCTGTGGGAACAGAAATGATCATCACCAAAGCTGGGAGGTGAGGCAAGGATTGAAAGGAGCCAAAGCGATAATctatccccaaatggggtctggGTCTGCCCATAGAGGCTGGTTTGGGTCTGTGAAAATTTTCATGAAGCCATCCATATttcccctcaattttctcagtgatagaaaatatttaatttttaaagttttttgggaGGGTTAGAGGGACAGTTTGGTGTGAACAATCTGTGCTCAGAGTTAGACTTTCTGTCTGTGACTAAAATATTGAAGCAAAGTAATTCTTCTTTAAGGTAAAAAATTTAGATGGAGGTTTCATGCTCTGTTCTTGGGCAGGTAAAGCCAAAGTCAGTCAACAATTGTTGAAGTACTTATTACATACTATGCTTTATGTACTGGTCCTACTGAGGAACCAAAAGGGAGGCAGAGGATAACTGCCAAGACATGAAGGAGTATATCTTGCCTTCTGCCCCAGAGAAAACTGAGTTTTAAGGCAATGTGAGTCAGTACAGAGTCCTAGACTGGGGCTTTAGGAAACTGTGTCCTAACCCTGACTCTTACCTAAATTCACTGTGAGCCTTTGAATATAGGAACCtgagatttagaaatggaaaggacttcagagcaggagttcttaacctaggGTCAGAGAGACTGCCCTCCACTCCATATTTATtgatggatagatttcagggaatcCATAAACTTGGACACCAAAAATatgatttgctttattttatgcatttaaaaacatatgctTCGGAGAAGAGATCCTTGAAACTTTACCAGTAAAACCATAGAATGGAGTCCCTGgacacaaataaaaaagtaaaggacTCTTATAGACAGTATCTATTCCAACGTCTTAATTTTAAGGATTTCGTAACAGAGGTCCAGCAGCAAGTCcagcccttcctttttctctaaaatgaagggtCCCCTTTTAGCACTGTCTTGTGTTCTCTGCCCCGTCCCAATCATCTCTCTCCTGCCCCCCAACAATTGACCATTGTGATTCTGACTCCCCCTTGTGGTCAGAATTAAAGAGGGCCAGTCCAGCAACCTTGCCACCCCCTGGCTGCCCTACCCTTGCTCAGATGCTCCAGGCCTTCTCCTCCTGTGCTGCCTCCAGACGAATGTTCCCGGCCTGCCGAGTGACAGTGACCGGTCTGGACCCCGAAGCCCGCTACCTGTTCCTCCTGGACGTGGTGCCCGTGGATGGGGCCCGGTACCGATGGCAAGGCCGCCGCTGGGAGCCAAGTGGCAAGGCAGAGCCACGGCTGCCAGACCGCGTCTACATCCACCCGGACTCCCCCGCTACTGGGGCCCACTGGATGCGGCAGCCGGTGTCCTTCCATCGCGTCAAGCTCACCAACAATACCTTGGATCCACATGGCCATGTGAGGCTCCAGTGGGCGACCGGGAGCGATTTCCAGGGGGTCAGAGGTCATCCTGGAGATGACCTTCTTGGGCTGTGGGACCCTAGGgttggctgaatcccagattagaCGTTTCGGGTCAAGGGAGTGAGGGACCCCCTTTGTTCTACCCATCTTTCTCTCGTTCTTGTGCCTCCAGCTGATCCTTCACTCGATGCACAAGTACCAGCCACGGCTGCACCTGGTTCGGGCTGCCCAGCTCTGCAGCCGCCACTGGGGCGGCGTGGCCTCCTTCCGGTTCCCGGAGACGGCGTTCATCTCCGTCACGGCCTACCAGAATCCTCGGGTAAGGCACTCCCCTCCCCCGCCTGTCCCCCCGGGCTGCCCCAAGCCTGCTAGTCCCCGAAAGGTCTCAGTTGGCCAGGCACCCAGCTTTGAGGGGGGGTTGTTCTCTCTTGGGTGGGAAGTTGGATTAACCCCAGGTTTTCCCTCTGACCGTGTCCCTCCAGATCACACAACTGAAGATTGCAGCTAATCCCTTTGCTAAGGGGTTCCGGGAGAACGGGAGGAACTGTAAGAGGTGGGAGTATTAGGGGCCTGGATGTGGGTCTGGTGGGGAGAGCATATGCCTGGCTTAGGGAATTATTTGGGGGCCATGTTGAACATATTCCCCTTCCACGGGCTCCAGGGAACGGGATGCCAGGGTTAAGAGGAAGCTGAGGGGACCAGAGCCTGTCATTATGGAGCCTTATGGTGGAGGTAAGTGCTACTGGGGTGGCACTGAGAGGGGGAGAAAGTGAGCCTGGCAGAGTGCGCGTGTGATGTTGTACAAATGTTAGATTGGGGGCAGTTGAGATTAGgggctgcctcctcctcctctctagaGAATCCCAActctcctctctcccttaaaCCCCTTCTCTTACCCCCTGCCCTTCTCTATTCTCCATCTTTCTAACTATTGTCTTCATCAAAGATGGCCCTGGAGGTCCCTGCGACTCCACATTGGCTGGAGACCTTCCAGAACAAGCCTCTTCTTCGGCTGAGGTTCCCACACCTCCTTGTGGGGGGCCCAGTGCTGAGGCCTACCTTCTGCACCCGGCTGCCTTCCATGGGGCTCCCAGCAGCCTCCCCACCAGGTGAGACAGCGTAATGATGTCTGAGGGTTGAGGAGAAACAGCATGGTAGAAAACCGGGAATTAAGAGTCAGataagacctgggtttgaattatAACCACTCCCTCATTCtctgattttcaaagaatcaCTTTTTCTTTCCGATGGTCATTGATGTTCTGGTCTTTAGAAGTCATTTAtagttcctcattttacagatgaggaaatcatgGTCCAGAGAGGCTTGGACATGCCCCAGATTTCACAAATTGGTAGTGGCTGAGCTGAGAACTGAACCTGCTCTCTTGAATGTGCTTTCTAATCATTTCCAATCATCccactccttctctctcctttcctgcctCCCCCATTTGTAAAAGATCAGTAATGCTATGTATTACTTCAGAGACAGGGTAG
This genomic window contains:
- the TBX6 gene encoding T-box transcription factor TBX6, with the translated sequence MYHPRELYAPLGASYRLRPPQPGGDLGFPAGLSEGYRYSDLDTPKLDCFLSGLEAAPRPLAAPPPLPPLPPPLGGESTAPASASEASRLLPGVSLSLENHDLWKEFSSVGTEMIITKAGRRMFPACRVTVTGLDPEARYLFLLDVVPVDGARYRWQGRRWEPSGKAEPRLPDRVYIHPDSPATGAHWMRQPVSFHRVKLTNNTLDPHGHLILHSMHKYQPRLHLVRAAQLCSRHWGGVASFRFPETAFISVTAYQNPRITQLKIAANPFAKGFRENGRNCKRERDARVKRKLRGPEPVIMEPYGGDGPGGPCDSTLAGDLPEQASSSAEVPTPPCGGPSAEAYLLHPAAFHGAPSSLPTRASSFSEAADPLSRPSSYQAPFLELSPGNGGSGPGYPPAPPAPAFAPHFLQGGPFPLPYAAPGGYLDVSSKPLY